Genomic window (Thermoplasmata archaeon):
TTCGCGAGGCCCTCCCACTCCTTCCGGATACGGTTTTCCTGGTACGGTCCGACCCAGCGGACGGACACGACTCGGTACTTCGGCGAGCGCTTGATCGCAAAATCGACGGCCATGGATTCCCCTCGCGCCCCTGACGCAACCGCGGGGGATAATGTTGACGGACGGGGCGCGCGCTCGACCGGGGCGGACCGGGAGACGCGGCTATTTTACGAGCTTGGCCACGTTCTCAGCGACGCGGGCCCTTACGAGCCGGGTGACGAGGTCTGCGGGGATGGGCCGCTCCGGGGTGAACCGGAGGGTCCCCTTGCCCGCTTCGAACGGCTTCAATTCGGCGGCAAACCGGCGGCGAATCGCGGTGCTCGGCACGAAGAGGCTGCAGTGGTCCCGGAACGCGGCATAGTACACGACCAGCCCGTGCTGCCGGAACGCGGGCATCTGATAGCTGATGACCTCTTCCGCCTCGGGCGCGGCGGCTCGGATGGTTTTGCGCAGCCGCTGGAGGGCGACCCGGAAGTGGGGAGGCACCCGCGCGAGGTACTCCTCCACCTCCTTTGCGGCGGCCCGGGATGGCACGCAGACGGCACATCCTCGCACGGTCTTGAGCGTTGCGCCCCGCCTAGTCCGTTTCCTCGCGAACGCCATTCGCGTTCTTCGGTTTCCTCCAAAGCAGCCCGACAACCAGTAGGATCAGTCCCACGACGAGGATGCCCAGGAGTGCCGGTGAGTAGCCGCGTGCGACTAGCAGGATGGCGCCAAGGGCCGAGAGGATGCAGCCCATCAGTATGAGTCGTCGTTTCATCGCTAGCGTGCTTTCGCCCCCTCTATGGATTCCAGCTCGAACCTCCCGATGGCCTCGTTCCGCTGACCCTACATGCAGGATGCAACGTATGAACGACGCCCGCACAGAAACCCGAAAGTTCCCAGATCAGGGCACATCGCGGAACCAAGCGACTCACTTCCACTTTGTCAGGATCTCTTCCCTGCGGAATGTGGCCACCGCGAACGCGATTCCTAAGAGTTCCACGGCGATGCCGACCGTGACTCCGCGAGGCGGTTTGACTTGAGGCGGCTGCATCTCTCCACTCTCTCCCGCCCCGGAGGCGCCCCAGAGAGGATAACCGTTTCGCGGCGCCGCACGGCCTCGACCCCGGCAACGCGTGCCTACCCTACCGACGAATCTCCCGGGAACGCCCCGTCGACACGGAATCGACTGGAGGGGGATTCAA
Coding sequences:
- a CDS encoding DUF1801 domain-containing protein, with amino-acid sequence MPSRAAAKEVEEYLARVPPHFRVALQRLRKTIRAAAPEAEEVISYQMPAFRQHGLVVYYAAFRDHCSLFVPSTAIRRRFAAELKPFEAGKGTLRFTPERPIPADLVTRLVRARVAENVAKLVK